In Triticum aestivum cultivar Chinese Spring chromosome 5B, IWGSC CS RefSeq v2.1, whole genome shotgun sequence, the following proteins share a genomic window:
- the LOC123114385 gene encoding stearoyl-[acyl-carrier-protein] 9-desaturase 5, chloroplastic produces the protein MYLMASLPSHGAFHTPLWYSCSRSTTMVMATASKAKDGVPGKAFSPRKASHRDRVAHSLPPEKREVFDSLNSWAEDNILVLLKPVERSWQPQDYLPEPSSDRFYDEVKELRERAEEIPDDYLVCLVGDMVTEEALPTYQKMLNILDGGVRDETGSSQTSWAVWTRAWTAEENRHGDLMNKYIYLTGRADMRQVEKTIQYLVGAGMDPKTEANPYEFFIYTSFQERATFISHGNTARHARKYGDLKLAQISGTIAADERRHELAYTKIVEKLFEVDPNYTVLAFASIMKKKITMPAHLMYDGQENNLFEHFSAVAQRLGVYTAMDYADILEFLVQRWNVAGLTGLSGEGRRAQDYLCSLGPRFGKLLERAQGSQKKLPVVPFSWIYGRQVQL, from the exons ATGTATCTGATGGCATCCCTGCCTTCCCACGGCGCcttccatacacctctttggtatTCTTGCTCGAGGAGCACAACCATGGTGATGGCCACGGCTTCCAAGGCCAA GGATGGAGTTCCCGGAAAGGCCTTCAGTCCTCGCAAGGCGTCTCATAGAGACCGAGTAGCTCACTCATTGCCACCTGAAAAGAGAGAGGTTTTTGATTCGCTTAACAGTTGGGCAGAGGACAACATTCTGGTCCTCTTGAAGCCGGTTGAAAGATCCTGGCAGCCACAGGACTATCTGCCAGAGCCTTCCTCGGATAGATTTTATGACGAAGTCAAGGAGCTGAGGGAGCGAGCCGAGGAGATCCCCGACGACTACTTGGTATGTCTGGTTGGAGACATGGTCACTGAGGAAGCACTCCCTACCTATCAGAAAATGCTCAATATCCTTGATGGCGGTGTCCGCGACGAAACTGGCAGCAGCCAAACCAGCTGGGCTGTATGGACGAGGGCATGGACGGCCGAGGAGAACCGACACGGTGATCTCATGAACAAGTATATTTATCTCACTGGGAGGGCTGATATGAGGCAGGTGGAGAAGACCATACAGTATTTGGTTGGTGCTGGAATG GATCCAAAAACCGAGGCCAACCCCTATGAGTTTTTCATTTACACGTCTTTCCAAGAGAGGGCAACCTTCATATCTCACGGCAACACTGCAAGGCACGCCCGGAAGTACGGGGACCTGAAGCTGGCCCAGATAAGCGGCACCATCGCGGCTGACGAAAGGCGCCACGAGCTTGCCTATACCAAGATAGTGGAGAAGCTCTTCGAGGTCGATCCCAACTACACGGTTCTGGCCTTCGCCAGcatcatgaagaagaagatcaccatgCCCGCCCACCTTATGTATGATGGGCAGGAGAACAACCTGTTTGAGCACTTCAGCGCGGTGGCACAGCGGCTGGGCGTCTACACCGCCATGGACTACGCTGACATCCTCGAGTTCCTGGTCCAGAGGTGGAACGTCGCCGGCCTCACTGGGCTGTCCGGGGAAGGGCGGCGTGCTCAGGATTACCTCTGCTCCCTAGGACCAAGGTTTGGGAAGCTGTTGGAGCGAGCTCAGGGGAGCCAAAAGAAGTTGCCGGTTGTTCCTTTCAGCTGGATCTATGGCCGGCAAGTGCAGCTTTGA